A stretch of Gemmatimonas aurantiaca T-27 DNA encodes these proteins:
- a CDS encoding L-aspartate oxidase translates to MTDRIRTRFLVIGSGVAGLHTAWRASAHGPVTVLTKRTLFDSATAYAQGGIAAALGAGDSPDLHREDTLAAGAALCDSEAVQVLVEEGPARVRELQAAGARFDLDPSGDFKLGKEAAHSRHRIVHANGDQTGAEVARTLVAKVRESPNIDVQETARVLDLLLVQDESGLQCAGVRASIAGRPVEIVADATVLATGGCGQIFRYTTNPQVATGDGFAIAHRAGARLADMEFVQFHPTALDTPENPLALISEAVRGEGAVLLNAKGQRFMTKRHRLAELAPRDVVAREIFREQQAHGRVFLDATKMGASFLTRFPGISQLCRARGIDPTHEPIPVTPAAHYMMGGVVTDLAGRSSISRLYAVGEVARTGVHGANRLASNSLLEGLVFAERVARDLQQTPEDLPAPDVSAWSVPALDDRGAAQVVADEIRQVMWDYASIARTAPGLRRCVALLQHLGERIAPGATEERNLLTTAQLVAEAALMRKESRGGHFRSDFPKTRRKWQGRHITW, encoded by the coding sequence ATGACCGACAGGATCCGCACCCGGTTCCTCGTGATTGGCAGCGGGGTCGCCGGATTACACACCGCCTGGCGAGCTTCGGCCCACGGACCCGTGACGGTGCTCACCAAGCGTACCCTTTTTGACTCCGCTACCGCCTACGCGCAGGGGGGGATCGCCGCCGCACTGGGTGCCGGCGACTCGCCCGATCTGCACCGGGAGGATACGCTCGCGGCCGGCGCGGCGCTGTGCGATTCCGAAGCGGTGCAGGTGCTGGTGGAAGAAGGGCCCGCCCGGGTCCGCGAACTCCAGGCCGCCGGGGCCCGTTTCGACCTCGATCCGTCCGGTGATTTCAAGCTGGGGAAGGAGGCGGCGCATTCCCGCCACCGGATCGTGCACGCCAACGGGGACCAGACCGGCGCCGAGGTGGCCCGGACCCTCGTCGCCAAGGTGCGCGAGTCGCCGAATATCGACGTGCAGGAGACCGCCCGGGTGCTCGACCTGCTGCTGGTGCAGGACGAGAGCGGGTTGCAATGCGCCGGGGTCCGCGCTTCCATCGCCGGTCGGCCGGTGGAGATCGTGGCCGACGCCACGGTGCTCGCCACCGGTGGATGCGGTCAAATTTTCCGATATACCACGAACCCTCAGGTGGCCACCGGCGACGGGTTTGCCATTGCCCACCGGGCCGGCGCCCGTCTGGCCGACATGGAGTTCGTGCAGTTCCACCCCACGGCCCTCGATACCCCGGAAAACCCGCTGGCCCTCATCTCCGAGGCGGTGCGTGGAGAGGGCGCGGTGCTGCTCAACGCCAAGGGGCAGCGGTTCATGACCAAGCGTCATCGACTGGCGGAGCTCGCCCCGCGGGATGTCGTGGCCCGGGAAATTTTCCGTGAGCAGCAGGCCCACGGGCGGGTGTTTCTCGACGCCACCAAGATGGGCGCCTCGTTTCTGACCCGGTTTCCCGGGATCTCGCAGCTATGTCGCGCCCGTGGTATCGACCCCACCCACGAACCCATCCCCGTCACGCCGGCTGCGCACTACATGATGGGCGGCGTGGTGACCGATCTTGCCGGTCGGTCGAGCATTTCCCGACTGTACGCGGTGGGCGAAGTGGCCCGCACCGGCGTGCACGGTGCCAATCGCCTCGCCTCCAATTCGTTGCTCGAAGGATTGGTGTTTGCCGAACGAGTGGCGCGCGATCTGCAGCAGACCCCGGAAGATCTGCCGGCGCCCGACGTGTCCGCCTGGTCGGTGCCGGCCCTCGACGATCGGGGAGCCGCCCAAGTAGTGGCCGATGAAATCCGGCAAGTCATGTGGGACTATGCGAGCATCGCCCGCACGGCGCCTGGTCTGCGGCGCTGCGTGGCCCTGCTCCAGCACCTCGGCGAGCGCATCGCGCCCGGTGCCACGGAGGAGCGCAACCTGCTCACCACCGCGCAACTCGTGGCAGAAGCCGCGCTGATGCGCAAGGAGTCGCGAGGAGGGCACTTCCGGAGCGATTTTCCCAAGACCCGCCGGAAATGGCAGGGTCGCCACATCACCTGGTAG
- the nadA gene encoding quinolinate synthase NadA, which produces MTILEAHYDPALAAEIRELAKSRNAVILAHNYERPEIQDVADYVGDSLGLSREAAKTDADVIVFCGVHFMAETAAILSPTKTVLLPDLAAGCSLASTIDAAQLKAWKAEHPGAVVVAYVNTTAEVKAESDYCCTSGNAVEVINAIPRDKEILFLPDMFLGAHVRRETKRDNIHVWMGECHVHAGIDPEHITRTRAQHPGAEFLIHPECGCATSVVEAMSAGAVDRNNAHILSTEGMIKRPQQTEQDTFIVATEIGILHRLRRENPSKRFIAANDRAQCTYMKVTTLAKVRDALEHLQHRITVPEDVAARARISIERMVSIGGNSGVSPFGPEDPGE; this is translated from the coding sequence ATGACGATTCTCGAAGCGCACTACGATCCCGCACTGGCCGCGGAAATCCGCGAACTCGCCAAGTCGCGCAATGCGGTGATCCTCGCCCACAACTACGAGCGTCCGGAGATTCAGGATGTCGCCGACTATGTCGGAGACTCGCTGGGCCTCTCGCGCGAAGCGGCCAAAACCGACGCCGACGTCATCGTCTTCTGCGGCGTGCACTTCATGGCGGAAACGGCCGCCATCCTGTCACCCACGAAGACGGTGTTGCTCCCCGACCTGGCGGCCGGCTGTTCATTGGCCAGCACCATCGATGCCGCGCAGCTCAAGGCGTGGAAGGCCGAACATCCCGGTGCCGTGGTGGTGGCCTATGTGAACACCACCGCCGAGGTGAAGGCCGAAAGCGATTACTGCTGCACGTCGGGCAACGCGGTGGAGGTCATCAACGCCATCCCGCGGGACAAGGAGATTCTGTTCCTGCCCGACATGTTCCTGGGCGCGCACGTGCGTCGGGAAACGAAGCGCGACAACATCCACGTGTGGATGGGCGAGTGTCATGTGCATGCGGGCATCGACCCGGAACACATCACCCGCACCCGCGCGCAGCATCCGGGCGCCGAGTTTCTCATTCACCCCGAATGCGGCTGCGCCACGTCGGTGGTGGAAGCGATGAGCGCTGGGGCGGTGGATCGCAACAACGCGCACATCCTGTCCACCGAAGGGATGATCAAGCGTCCGCAGCAGACGGAACAGGACACTTTCATCGTGGCGACGGAAATCGGCATTCTGCACCGGCTGCGTCGGGAGAATCCGTCCAAGCGCTTCATTGCGGCCAACGATCGCGCGCAGTGTACGTACATGAAGGTCACGACGCTGGCCAAGGTGCGCGACGCTCTGGAGCACCTGCAGCATCGCATCACCGTGCCCGAGGATGTGGCCGCTCGGGCCCGGATTTCGATCGAGCGTATGGTCTCGATCGGCGGTAATAGTGGAGTGAGCCCCTTCGGCCCCGAGGATCCTGGCGAATGA
- the nadC gene encoding carboxylating nicotinate-nucleotide diphosphorylase has translation MTSYHPPLRPTPPHGFPAPQLRDITPLDVKAVMAHAPGFPLTAAQVTAQVRVALQEDEAFNDVSTLATVVSDRHVRSAVVARREGVVAGVAMAVEAFRQLDPSVAIRVEAEDGARVTAGARVLALTGHARGMLSAERTALNYLQHLSGIATSTSRFVQAIDGTRAKILDTRKTLPGWRALEKYAVRAGGGTNHRMDLRSGVLIKDNHLAAIGGDINMAVSRARQLAMPGTPIQVECDTLEQVDASLAAGADWILLDNMSLDMLRAAVQRCATRAITEASGGVSLETVRAIAETGVDRISVGAITHSAPALDLALDFDGL, from the coding sequence ATGACGTCCTACCACCCGCCCCTGCGGCCGACACCGCCGCACGGTTTTCCCGCGCCTCAACTGCGGGACATCACACCGCTCGATGTGAAAGCGGTGATGGCGCATGCTCCTGGCTTTCCGCTCACGGCGGCGCAGGTGACAGCCCAGGTGCGGGTGGCGCTGCAGGAAGACGAAGCGTTCAACGATGTGTCGACGCTGGCCACCGTGGTGAGTGATCGGCATGTGCGCAGCGCGGTCGTTGCCCGTCGAGAGGGTGTGGTGGCAGGAGTGGCGATGGCAGTGGAAGCCTTTCGTCAGCTCGACCCATCGGTGGCGATCCGGGTGGAAGCGGAAGATGGCGCGCGTGTGACCGCCGGCGCCCGCGTGCTGGCATTGACCGGTCACGCCCGCGGCATGTTGTCGGCCGAACGGACCGCGCTCAACTACCTGCAACACCTGTCGGGTATTGCCACCAGCACGAGTCGTTTTGTGCAGGCCATCGACGGCACGCGTGCCAAGATTCTCGACACCCGCAAAACACTGCCGGGATGGCGTGCGCTCGAGAAGTACGCCGTGCGCGCCGGTGGGGGGACCAACCATCGCATGGATCTGCGCAGTGGGGTGTTGATCAAGGACAACCACCTGGCCGCGATCGGTGGTGATATCAACATGGCGGTGTCGCGTGCCCGCCAACTCGCGATGCCGGGCACGCCCATTCAGGTGGAGTGCGACACACTCGAGCAGGTCGATGCGTCGCTGGCAGCAGGGGCGGACTGGATTCTGCTCGACAACATGTCGCTCGACATGCTGCGCGCCGCGGTACAGCGCTGTGCGACGCGCGCCATCACGGAAGCTTCGGGTGGGGTGTCGCTCGAAACGGTGAGGGCGATTGCGGAGACCGGCGTCGATCGCATCTCGGTGGGGGCCATCACGCATTCGGCACCGGCCCTCGATCTGGCCCTCGATTTTGACGGGCTCTGA
- the fahA gene encoding fumarylacetoacetase: protein MPSVRQSWVASANGHADFPLQNLPFGVFRRAGTSETPRVGVAIGDDILDIPACVAAELFKAFGDDVQHAARACVSPSLNALMGLGAASRRALRDALTALLASDVDENARQIEQYALVAQSSAELFLPVEVGDYTDFYASVHHATNVGSMFRPDNPLLPNYKWVPIGYHGRASSLVVSGTPIARPSGQRKGPNDAEPTVGPSRLFDYELELGAFVGTGNALGTTIGIADAESHLWGYCLLNDWSARDLQAWEYQPLGPFLAKNFASTIGAWVVTPEALEPFRAPLAPRAEGDPAPLPYLTDEGDRARGGLALTVEAWLRTTRMREAREPAVRVSTGSSLDLYWSFAQMLAHHASNGCNMRPGDLLGSGTISGPEKGSRGCMLELTWRGAEPLELPNGERRGFLEAGDELTITAFAERDGAVRIGFGRCTGQVIG, encoded by the coding sequence ATGCCGTCTGTTCGCCAGTCCTGGGTCGCTTCCGCCAATGGCCACGCGGATTTTCCGCTGCAGAACCTGCCATTCGGTGTCTTCCGTCGCGCCGGCACGTCCGAGACGCCGCGTGTCGGCGTGGCGATCGGGGACGACATCCTCGACATCCCCGCCTGTGTTGCGGCGGAGCTGTTCAAGGCCTTTGGTGATGACGTGCAACACGCGGCGCGTGCCTGCGTCTCCCCTTCGCTGAATGCGCTGATGGGGCTGGGTGCGGCTTCGCGTCGTGCGCTGCGTGACGCGTTGACGGCGTTGCTGGCCAGTGATGTGGACGAGAACGCGCGCCAGATCGAGCAATACGCGCTGGTCGCACAGTCCTCCGCAGAACTCTTTCTGCCTGTCGAAGTGGGTGACTACACCGACTTCTATGCCTCGGTGCATCACGCCACCAACGTGGGTTCGATGTTCCGACCGGACAATCCACTGCTGCCGAACTACAAGTGGGTGCCGATTGGCTACCATGGTCGTGCGTCGAGCCTGGTGGTGTCGGGCACGCCCATCGCGCGCCCCTCGGGCCAGCGCAAAGGCCCCAACGATGCCGAGCCCACGGTGGGGCCGTCGCGCCTGTTCGACTATGAGCTCGAGCTTGGCGCCTTCGTGGGCACGGGGAATGCGCTGGGGACCACCATCGGCATCGCCGACGCGGAGTCGCATCTGTGGGGCTATTGCCTGCTGAACGATTGGTCGGCGCGCGATCTCCAGGCGTGGGAGTATCAGCCGCTTGGCCCGTTCCTCGCGAAGAACTTCGCCAGCACGATCGGCGCCTGGGTGGTCACGCCTGAGGCGCTCGAACCGTTTCGTGCACCGTTGGCTCCCCGTGCCGAGGGCGATCCTGCACCGCTGCCGTATCTCACAGACGAGGGGGATAGGGCGCGCGGCGGACTCGCCCTCACGGTCGAAGCATGGCTGCGGACCACGCGCATGCGTGAGGCCCGTGAGCCCGCTGTGCGGGTGTCCACGGGCAGCAGTCTCGATCTGTACTGGAGTTTTGCGCAGATGCTCGCCCACCACGCCAGCAATGGGTGCAACATGCGCCCCGGCGATCTGCTGGGCAGCGGCACCATCTCCGGTCCGGAGAAGGGGAGTCGTGGCTGCATGTTGGAGCTCACGTGGCGCGGTGCCGAGCCCCTCGAACTGCCCAACGGCGAGCGACGCGGCTTCCTGGAGGCCGGCGACGAGCTCACGATCACGGCCTTCGCCGAACGCGATGGTGCCGTGCGCATCGGTTTCGGTCGGTGCACCGGACAGGTGATCGGGTGA
- a CDS encoding response regulator has product MRPDLIRVILVADHQIVRAGLKAVLSTAKDITVVGEGGNGKDALALAERLDPHVIVMDLSMPDMDGLTATRELQKVNAGRVHPADEPATRRVLVLTMHTEDEHLVALLEAGAGGYLLKSVADRELVDAIRTVAAGDVYVQPSAARALARGLAKREGHADERARFEKLTDREQVVLKMVAEGYTAPEIGEHLTISPKTVDTYKQRIGEKLGLTHRTDYVKFALKLGLLKNDG; this is encoded by the coding sequence ATGCGTCCCGACCTGATCCGTGTCATTCTCGTCGCCGATCACCAGATCGTGCGCGCCGGCCTCAAGGCCGTGCTTTCCACTGCGAAGGACATCACCGTGGTGGGTGAGGGCGGCAATGGCAAGGACGCGCTCGCGTTGGCCGAGCGTCTCGATCCACATGTGATCGTGATGGATCTATCCATGCCGGACATGGACGGACTCACCGCCACGCGCGAATTGCAGAAGGTGAACGCGGGGCGCGTGCATCCGGCGGACGAACCGGCAACCCGTCGTGTGCTGGTGCTCACCATGCACACGGAAGACGAACATCTCGTGGCGCTGCTCGAAGCCGGGGCAGGCGGCTATCTGCTCAAATCGGTGGCAGACCGCGAACTGGTGGACGCCATTCGCACCGTAGCCGCCGGCGACGTGTACGTGCAACCGTCGGCGGCGCGTGCCTTGGCCCGTGGGCTCGCCAAACGCGAAGGCCATGCCGACGAGCGCGCACGTTTCGAAAAGCTCACCGATCGTGAGCAGGTCGTGCTCAAGATGGTGGCTGAAGGGTACACCGCCCCCGAGATCGGTGAGCATCTCACCATTTCACCCAAGACGGTCGACACGTACAAACAACGCATCGGTGAGAAGCTGGGTCTCACGCATCGCACCGACTATGTGAAGTTTGCGCTCAAGCTCGGGCTGCTGAAAAACGACGGCTGA
- a CDS encoding acyl-CoA dehydrogenase family protein has product MSAPAATKPSFLRDLFTGNINEALLLPYPAPLSERDPDEARTVQRLVDALNDMVTSGLIDPQRFDEQEFIDEAVIQAFAECGLLAISIPKAYGGLGLSASAYARVFGAVAAIDASLGVLIGVHCGLGSKAVVIAGNEAQKQRYLPMLARGETLAAYALTEPETGSDAQHIVSRTERSPDGTGWILNGRKHWIGNGQRAGVIATFAQTPIERDGKIVHRPTAFIIRPDMPGFRVDGTIHKLGIRGSTQAELVYENLFVPDDHVLGEVGKGFRVAVNALNGGRLSLASGCVQGSKRLLGEFTRYAEARTQFGGPLANFEITQRKMATIASETYAAESMVGALAAAMDGDVVDVALEAACAKVYASDLVWRTADELVQLAGGRGFVKPWPYERYLRDTRINRIFEGANEILRLFVGLNGIQGPAEELKEIAGALRNPFQNWVLVSGFAADRVKTALGKRDRFEASWHNVFRKHVTYVEKHAAELAKATQEAITKHRKEILNRQLVVERLADMAIELYARTSTLARTQRLIDERGADACTREIALTELFCLQSGRRFRGFLTELEGNTGDTIDDLRRSVAAQVRADGGYASPDVLLDVVIPPLRTWSLVRDEQAASTQPPLPKR; this is encoded by the coding sequence ATGTCCGCTCCCGCTGCCACCAAGCCGTCGTTCCTGCGTGACCTGTTCACCGGGAACATCAACGAAGCGCTCCTGCTGCCGTATCCTGCGCCGCTCAGTGAGCGGGATCCGGATGAAGCGCGCACCGTGCAACGCCTGGTGGACGCGCTCAATGACATGGTCACCAGCGGCCTGATCGATCCACAGCGCTTCGACGAACAGGAGTTCATCGACGAGGCGGTGATTCAGGCGTTTGCCGAGTGTGGTCTGCTGGCTATCAGTATTCCGAAGGCGTACGGTGGCCTGGGCCTCTCGGCCAGTGCCTATGCCCGTGTATTCGGCGCCGTGGCCGCCATCGATGCATCGCTCGGCGTGTTGATTGGCGTGCACTGCGGCCTGGGCAGCAAAGCGGTGGTCATCGCCGGCAATGAAGCACAGAAGCAGCGCTATCTGCCCATGCTGGCACGCGGAGAAACACTCGCCGCGTACGCACTCACCGAACCCGAAACCGGCTCGGACGCCCAGCACATCGTTTCGCGCACCGAACGCAGCCCTGATGGCACCGGCTGGATTCTCAACGGCCGGAAACACTGGATCGGCAACGGGCAGCGCGCTGGTGTGATTGCGACCTTTGCGCAGACACCGATCGAACGCGACGGCAAGATCGTGCATCGCCCCACCGCGTTCATCATCCGGCCGGACATGCCCGGGTTCCGCGTGGACGGCACTATCCACAAGCTGGGCATCCGTGGCTCCACGCAGGCCGAACTCGTGTACGAAAACCTCTTCGTACCCGATGATCACGTGCTGGGCGAAGTGGGCAAGGGATTCCGGGTGGCGGTCAACGCCCTCAATGGCGGCCGTCTCTCACTGGCGTCAGGCTGCGTACAGGGCAGCAAGCGCCTGCTCGGCGAGTTCACACGATACGCCGAAGCGCGCACGCAGTTCGGCGGACCGCTCGCCAACTTCGAAATCACGCAGCGCAAAATGGCCACCATCGCCAGTGAGACCTACGCTGCCGAGTCGATGGTTGGCGCGCTCGCGGCCGCGATGGATGGCGATGTGGTAGACGTAGCGCTCGAAGCGGCATGCGCCAAGGTGTACGCCAGCGATCTGGTGTGGCGCACGGCCGATGAACTCGTGCAACTCGCCGGTGGCCGCGGTTTCGTGAAGCCCTGGCCGTACGAACGTTATCTGCGCGACACACGCATCAATCGCATCTTCGAAGGCGCCAATGAAATTCTGCGTCTGTTCGTGGGGCTCAACGGCATTCAGGGTCCGGCCGAGGAGCTCAAGGAGATCGCTGGCGCGCTGCGCAACCCGTTTCAGAACTGGGTCCTGGTGTCGGGTTTTGCAGCCGATCGTGTCAAGACGGCGTTGGGCAAGCGCGACCGGTTCGAAGCGTCGTGGCACAATGTGTTTCGCAAGCACGTGACCTACGTGGAGAAACACGCAGCGGAGCTGGCGAAGGCCACGCAGGAAGCCATCACGAAACACCGCAAGGAAATCCTGAACCGGCAATTGGTGGTGGAACGTCTCGCGGACATGGCCATCGAACTCTATGCACGCACCAGCACACTGGCCCGCACGCAACGATTGATCGACGAACGCGGTGCCGACGCCTGCACGCGCGAAATCGCGCTCACGGAGCTGTTCTGCCTGCAATCGGGCCGGCGGTTTCGTGGCTTCCTCACCGAACTCGAAGGCAACACCGGCGATACGATCGACGACCTGCGGCGCAGCGTGGCGGCGCAGGTGCGCGCCGATGGTGGCTACGCGTCACCGGATGTGCTGCTGGATGTGGTGATTCCGCCCCTGCGGACCTGGAGCCTGGTACGGGATGAACAGGCGGCGAGCACACAACCACCGCTCCCCAAGCGCTAA
- a CDS encoding Ig-like domain-containing protein: MRVAAPFVASFPRRAAASTALLFLVGLGGCLDLKPKEACSVTVAPTSLTLPVNGSAPIVGTAFDCDGNTIRNKKVTWSSNTPTVATVTAEGVVLAIAVGSATISAEANGKSASVQVTVTPERANQVAVTPAAVTLRETNVRQLTAVARNAAGIVIPGATFRWGSSNSAIASVDQSGRVTALSAGNVVISAETDQISGTSAVLVTRIPIQSCRLSPLTSKVTVSQNVQPTITLLDSALSSLPVTGRQIVWTSSNEVVATVSQTGLVSTRRAGTTTITAASADNPSVNCTMTVEAADARIAQVLISPKVGSIRIGIPRLMGYVLVDSVNGTIPPGRTVTWRTPDPSILRVNQLGEVTGLALGTGRVIVTAEGVADTSTLTVTRIPLASMIVTPLQVTVSEGQTTQLRATLTDSTGVEVTDRPLEWLTLDPTRASVSQTGLVTAIAPGTVVIRVAAAQDGRAAEATVIIQQVPVDTIVVAETFTVNVGTTSAFAIQLRDAQGRTLIGRNVLVTSDFPGVAIGQAVSTSTQVNVTGVTIGTARLTLQTFDSNNRPQGKPSVVVVTVQRPPTTPPLRQ, encoded by the coding sequence ATGCGGGTCGCTGCCCCTTTTGTGGCGTCATTTCCCCGGCGCGCTGCTGCGTCAACGGCCCTGCTGTTTCTGGTCGGCCTTGGCGGCTGTCTCGACCTCAAGCCCAAGGAGGCTTGTTCGGTCACCGTTGCTCCGACCTCTCTCACGCTGCCCGTGAACGGCTCCGCGCCGATTGTGGGCACGGCGTTTGATTGCGACGGGAACACGATCCGCAACAAGAAGGTCACATGGAGCTCCAACACTCCCACGGTCGCAACGGTGACCGCGGAAGGTGTCGTGCTCGCAATCGCCGTGGGATCGGCGACGATCTCGGCGGAAGCGAATGGCAAGAGTGCGTCGGTGCAGGTGACGGTGACACCGGAACGCGCCAATCAGGTGGCGGTGACCCCGGCCGCGGTCACACTGCGCGAAACGAACGTCCGCCAACTGACGGCGGTCGCTCGCAATGCGGCAGGAATCGTCATTCCGGGTGCCACGTTCCGCTGGGGTTCGAGCAATTCGGCCATCGCTTCGGTGGATCAAAGCGGCCGAGTCACTGCTCTCAGTGCTGGCAACGTCGTGATCTCGGCCGAAACGGACCAGATCTCGGGAACCTCGGCAGTGCTCGTCACACGGATTCCGATTCAGAGTTGCCGCCTGTCGCCGCTGACCAGCAAGGTCACCGTTTCGCAGAATGTGCAGCCGACCATCACGCTGCTCGACTCTGCACTCAGCTCGTTGCCCGTCACGGGCCGCCAGATCGTGTGGACCAGCAGCAACGAAGTGGTGGCCACGGTTTCACAGACGGGGCTCGTCAGCACACGACGTGCGGGCACCACGACCATCACCGCCGCTTCAGCAGACAATCCGTCCGTGAATTGCACCATGACGGTCGAAGCGGCCGATGCGCGCATTGCGCAGGTGTTGATATCTCCGAAGGTCGGCTCCATCCGCATCGGCATTCCGCGGTTGATGGGCTATGTGCTCGTGGACTCGGTGAATGGCACCATTCCACCGGGACGCACCGTTACCTGGAGGACACCCGATCCGAGCATTCTGCGCGTCAACCAGCTCGGTGAAGTGACAGGCCTGGCGCTGGGAACGGGCCGTGTCATCGTGACCGCCGAAGGTGTGGCCGACACGTCCACGCTCACGGTCACGCGAATCCCTCTGGCGTCGATGATCGTCACGCCGCTGCAGGTGACAGTCTCCGAAGGGCAGACCACCCAACTGCGCGCCACCCTCACTGACTCCACGGGTGTGGAAGTGACGGATCGCCCATTGGAATGGCTCACGTTGGATCCGACCCGCGCTTCGGTTTCGCAGACCGGATTGGTCACGGCTATCGCGCCGGGCACCGTCGTCATCCGCGTGGCCGCAGCACAGGATGGCCGTGCCGCAGAAGCCACGGTGATCATTCAGCAGGTACCAGTCGACACCATCGTCGTGGCCGAAACGTTCACGGTGAACGTGGGCACCACCAGCGCCTTTGCGATCCAGCTCAGGGATGCGCAGGGTCGGACCCTCATCGGCCGCAATGTGCTGGTGACCAGTGATTTCCCGGGTGTGGCGATCGGACAGGCCGTTTCGACATCCACGCAGGTGAACGTCACCGGCGTCACCATCGGCACGGCACGCCTCACGCTGCAGACCTTCGACAGCAACAATCGCCCGCAGGGCAAGCCCAGCGTCGTGGTCGTCACCGTGCAGCGGCCGCCCACCACGCCGCCCCTGCGTCAGTAA
- a CDS encoding glycosyltransferase family 39 protein, with protein sequence MQTPAPMPRSLDDSALPASTARDWLPVAGWVVGALLLRTVLAALVPLLPDETYYWEWSRRLEAGYFDHPPGIALLIALGTALAGPTVAGVRAGPAMAALVTHIAAIACAWYLAGRGPSGLAAARRAAPLVALLPIATLGLVLATPDAVLFAAAMVALLGVERALAAPIRSWHALGWWTLAGVGLGAAFVAKYTAVLLPMGLVIACLVHPALRRRFAEPGPWVASVIALLMFAPVVFWNAMNDWVSFRFQLGHGFNPSARGNPLSRELEMIGGQAGLASPILFVLMVMVVGLALRDGWRLRGSAQPTDVSTRRFALAVIATAPLAFFAISAWRRSVEANWPAMIYPGAMMLLATSERPWALGAWWRRGLVFAAFLLVVVTAQAWRPLLPLAPRKDPIARAHGWTTLAQAVDSARINPFLDGTVDQWVSADRYQDASELAFHLLDQPTVFALNLGGRTNQYDVWPSAYTKIRPGDGLVAVFDADAKGDSLAAVVGTWFAATRQGATVSLQRNGGEITTRRIWLYRIARDVPRERPVAQSR encoded by the coding sequence ATGCAGACCCCGGCCCCTATGCCGCGTTCCCTCGACGATTCCGCTCTTCCCGCGTCCACCGCTCGCGACTGGTTGCCGGTCGCCGGATGGGTGGTCGGAGCGTTGTTGCTGCGTACCGTGCTGGCTGCCCTGGTGCCGCTGCTCCCCGATGAGACCTACTACTGGGAGTGGTCGCGGCGCCTCGAGGCGGGCTACTTCGACCATCCGCCCGGTATCGCGCTGCTGATTGCGTTGGGCACCGCACTGGCGGGCCCGACTGTGGCCGGGGTTCGCGCTGGTCCGGCCATGGCCGCCTTGGTCACCCACATCGCCGCCATCGCCTGCGCCTGGTATCTGGCCGGACGTGGGCCAAGCGGTCTCGCCGCGGCCCGCCGCGCCGCGCCGCTGGTTGCGCTGCTGCCCATTGCCACGCTGGGCCTCGTCCTGGCCACGCCGGATGCCGTGCTGTTTGCCGCCGCCATGGTCGCGTTGCTTGGTGTGGAACGGGCACTCGCGGCCCCCATACGGTCCTGGCATGCGCTGGGCTGGTGGACCCTCGCCGGCGTGGGGCTCGGCGCGGCCTTCGTGGCCAAGTACACGGCCGTGCTGCTGCCCATGGGGCTCGTGATTGCCTGTCTGGTGCACCCGGCGCTGCGCCGCCGTTTCGCTGAACCCGGGCCATGGGTGGCCAGCGTGATCGCCCTGCTGATGTTCGCGCCCGTGGTGTTCTGGAATGCCATGAACGACTGGGTCTCGTTCCGGTTTCAACTGGGTCACGGCTTCAATCCCAGTGCTCGTGGCAACCCGCTGTCGCGCGAACTCGAAATGATCGGTGGGCAGGCCGGACTGGCGTCGCCCATCCTTTTTGTGCTGATGGTGATGGTCGTGGGGCTCGCATTGCGTGACGGCTGGCGCCTACGCGGCAGTGCCCAGCCCACGGATGTGAGCACGCGCCGCTTTGCACTCGCCGTCATTGCCACCGCGCCATTGGCGTTTTTTGCCATCAGTGCGTGGCGCCGTTCCGTGGAAGCCAATTGGCCGGCCATGATCTATCCCGGTGCGATGATGTTGCTCGCCACCAGCGAACGGCCGTGGGCGCTCGGCGCATGGTGGCGACGTGGGCTCGTGTTTGCGGCGTTTTTGCTGGTGGTGGTCACTGCGCAGGCTTGGCGTCCGCTGCTGCCACTTGCTCCGCGCAAAGATCCGATCGCACGGGCGCATGGATGGACCACGCTCGCGCAGGCCGTCGACAGTGCGCGCATCAATCCATTCCTGGATGGCACCGTCGATCAGTGGGTCTCTGCTGACCGCTATCAGGACGCATCCGAATTGGCGTTTCATCTGCTCGATCAGCCCACCGTGTTTGCGCTCAATCTGGGTGGACGCACCAATCAGTACGACGTGTGGCCCAGCGCGTACACGAAGATCCGACCGGGCGATGGGCTCGTGGCCGTGTTCGACGCCGATGCAAAGGGTGATTCCCTCGCTGCTGTGGTCGGGACCTGGTTCGCAGCCACTCGGCAGGGCGCGACGGTTTCCCTGCAGCGCAACGGTGGAGAAATCACCACGCGGCGCATCTGGTTGTATCGCATCGCCCGCGATGTCCCACGTGAGCGCCCCGTTGCCCAGTCGCGCTGA